A genomic segment from Mus caroli chromosome 17, CAROLI_EIJ_v1.1, whole genome shotgun sequence encodes:
- the LOC110283629 gene encoding H-2 class I histocompatibility antigen, TLA(B) alpha chain isoform X2, with protein sequence MRMGTMVPGTLLILLAASPGQTQTCAGSHSLRYFYTALSRPAISEPWYIAVGYLDDTQFVRFESAGETATYKLRVPWVEQEGPEYWARETEIVTSNAQFFRENLQTMLDYYNLSQNAEDMAAEITRSKWERAGYTELRRTYLEGPCKDSLLRYLMNRKKTQECTDPPKTHVTHHPRPEGDVTLRCWALGFYPADITLTWQLNGEELIQDTELVETRPAGDGTFQKWAAVVVPSGEEQKYTCHVYHKGLPEPLTLRWEPPQSSMPNRTTVLAVLGAMVILGFMSGSVMMWMIKDKGRNRDEITAAFQNEREQLSLSTRVESEALGVEYGLKVRHSASPLVS encoded by the exons ATGAGGATGGGGACCATGGTGCCTGGCACcctcctgatcctcctggctGCCTCACCAGGCCAGACCCAGACCTGCGCAG GCTCACACTCGCTGAGGTACTTCTACACCGCCTTGTCCCGACCTGCAATCAGCGAACCATGGTACATTGCTGTGGGCTACCTGGATGACACTCAGTTCGTGCGCTTCGAAAGCGCAGGGGAGACTGCGACATATAAGCTCCGTGTGCCATGGGTGGAGCAAGAGGGGCCCGAGTATTgggcgagagagacagagatcgtCACAAGCAATGCACAGTTTTTCCGCGAGAATCTACAGACTATGCTGGACTACTACAACCTGAGCCAAAATG CAGAGGACATGGCAGCAGAGATCACCAGAAGCAAGTGGGAGCGGGCTGGTTATACAGAGCTCCGTAGGACCTACTTGGAGGGTCCATGCAAGGATTCGCTGCTCAGATACCTGATGAACAGAAAAAAGACACAGGAGTGCACAG ATCCTCCAAAAACACATGTGACCCATCACCCCAGGCCTGAAGGTGATGTCACCCTGAGATGCTGGGCCCTGGGCTTCTACCCTGCTGACATCACCCTGACCTGGCAGTTGAATGGGGAGGAACTGATTCAGGACACGGAGCTTGTGGAGACCAGGCCTGCAGGGGATGGGACCTTCCAGAAGTGGGCAGCTGTGGTGGTGCCTTCTGGGGAAGAGCAGAAATACACATGTCATGTGTACCATAAGGGGCTGCCTGAGCCTCTCACCCTGAGATGGg agcCTCCTCAGTCCAGTATGCCCAACAGAACCACTGTTCTTGCTGTCCTTGGAGCTATGGTCATCTTAGGTTTTATGAGCGGAAGTGTTATGATGTGGATGATAAAGGACAAAG gtagAAACAGAGATGAAATCACTGCTGCATTTCAGAATGAGAGGGAACAGTTGTCCCTGAGCACTCGAGTTGAATCTGAGGCACTCGGGGTCGAATATGGGCTGAAGGTTCGTCATTCAGCCTCACCATTGGTCTCCTGA
- the LOC110283629 gene encoding H-2 class I histocompatibility antigen, TLA(B) alpha chain isoform X1, with product MRMGTMVPGTLLILLAASPGQTQTCAGSHSLRYFYTALSRPAISEPWYIAVGYLDDTQFVRFESAGETATYKLRVPWVEQEGPEYWARETEIVTSNAQFFRENLQTMLDYYNLSQNGSHTIQVMYGCEVEVGSIFRAYEQHGYDGRDYIALNEDLKTWTAEDMAAEITRSKWERAGYTELRRTYLEGPCKDSLLRYLMNRKKTQECTDPPKTHVTHHPRPEGDVTLRCWALGFYPADITLTWQLNGEELIQDTELVETRPAGDGTFQKWAAVVVPSGEEQKYTCHVYHKGLPEPLTLRWEPPQSSMPNRTTVLAVLGAMVILGFMSGSVMMWMIKDKGRNRDEITAAFQNEREQLSLSTRVESEALGVEYGLKVRHSASPLVS from the exons ATGAGGATGGGGACCATGGTGCCTGGCACcctcctgatcctcctggctGCCTCACCAGGCCAGACCCAGACCTGCGCAG GCTCACACTCGCTGAGGTACTTCTACACCGCCTTGTCCCGACCTGCAATCAGCGAACCATGGTACATTGCTGTGGGCTACCTGGATGACACTCAGTTCGTGCGCTTCGAAAGCGCAGGGGAGACTGCGACATATAAGCTCCGTGTGCCATGGGTGGAGCAAGAGGGGCCCGAGTATTgggcgagagagacagagatcgtCACAAGCAATGCACAGTTTTTCCGCGAGAATCTACAGACTATGCTGGACTACTACAACCTGAGCCAAAATG GCTCTCACACCATCCAGGTGATGTATGGCTGTGAGGTGGAGGTCGGGAGCATCTTCCGCGCTTATGAGCAACATGGCTATGATGGCCGCGATTACATCGCCCTCAATGAAGATCTGAAAACGTGGACAGCAGAGGACATGGCAGCAGAGATCACCAGAAGCAAGTGGGAGCGGGCTGGTTATACAGAGCTCCGTAGGACCTACTTGGAGGGTCCATGCAAGGATTCGCTGCTCAGATACCTGATGAACAGAAAAAAGACACAGGAGTGCACAG ATCCTCCAAAAACACATGTGACCCATCACCCCAGGCCTGAAGGTGATGTCACCCTGAGATGCTGGGCCCTGGGCTTCTACCCTGCTGACATCACCCTGACCTGGCAGTTGAATGGGGAGGAACTGATTCAGGACACGGAGCTTGTGGAGACCAGGCCTGCAGGGGATGGGACCTTCCAGAAGTGGGCAGCTGTGGTGGTGCCTTCTGGGGAAGAGCAGAAATACACATGTCATGTGTACCATAAGGGGCTGCCTGAGCCTCTCACCCTGAGATGGg agcCTCCTCAGTCCAGTATGCCCAACAGAACCACTGTTCTTGCTGTCCTTGGAGCTATGGTCATCTTAGGTTTTATGAGCGGAAGTGTTATGATGTGGATGATAAAGGACAAAG gtagAAACAGAGATGAAATCACTGCTGCATTTCAGAATGAGAGGGAACAGTTGTCCCTGAGCACTCGAGTTGAATCTGAGGCACTCGGGGTCGAATATGGGCTGAAGGTTCGTCATTCAGCCTCACCATTGGTCTCCTGA